A genomic segment from Tuwongella immobilis encodes:
- a CDS encoding GNAT family N-acetyltransferase, with protein sequence MIRAATPDDVPTIVQLIGELAEYEKLAHEVVIEPQALHEHLFGAKPVAEVLIAEQAGQPVGFALFFTNYSTFVGKPGLWLEDLFVRPNARGHGHGKALFLAVSQLAVDRNYGRMEWSVLDWNEPSIRFYQSMGAIAMDEWTNYRLTPTALRSLVAQQQPGPSPQS encoded by the coding sequence ATGATTCGCGCAGCCACGCCCGATGATGTCCCCACGATTGTGCAATTGATTGGCGAATTGGCGGAATACGAAAAACTCGCCCACGAAGTCGTCATCGAGCCGCAAGCCCTGCATGAGCATCTGTTTGGGGCAAAACCGGTCGCCGAAGTGCTGATTGCCGAACAAGCCGGGCAGCCTGTGGGCTTTGCACTGTTCTTCACGAACTATTCGACATTTGTCGGCAAGCCCGGCTTATGGCTCGAAGATCTGTTCGTTCGTCCCAACGCTCGTGGCCATGGGCATGGCAAAGCGCTATTCCTGGCCGTCTCACAATTGGCAGTTGATCGGAACTACGGCCGCATGGAATGGTCCGTCTTGGATTGGAACGAGCCATCCATTCGCTTCTACCAGTCGATGGGCGCGATTGCAATGGACGAATGGACAAACTACCGTCTTACTCCAACGGCACTCCGGTCGCTCGTCGCTCAGCAGCAACCCGGCCCTTCGCCGCAATCTTAA